The Novipirellula caenicola DNA segment ATTAAAAGAACAAGTTTGCGGAGATTCATCATTTTTTGCTTCAGGATTAAAGAAGTTAAAAGTCGTGTGAAGTGAACGAACATTAGCATCGAAGTTTACGCGATCCTGGTATCGATTACCACTCGCAGACGCTAACCCATTTTTCGCTTTTGCCTGCAAGGAAAGCAGCTCATCGCGTGGACGCCCCCTCACCAGCGTTTCCATAGTGCCGCCTCGTTCTCGATAATCAACAAACGGCAATCAACAGTCAGCTGTTCGAACGATTGAGTTTGTCCACTTGGCCATACGATTTCCACTGCATCCACCTGCTGGTGATCGCCAAGACCGAAGCATAAGACATTTTCATTTCGAGACAGGTATCCATCGCCGGTTTGCACCGTAGCGGCCCACGTTTGGTCATTACAGCGGATCGTGACTTTGGCACCAATCGCATCGCGTTCGGATCGCGTTCCCGTTAACTCCAGCTGCAGAAAATGGCCGGTTGAACCGGTTCGATTTTCCAGGAGAGCAACATTCTGCTTTAGATCGGTGACCACCACATCAACGAGCCCATCACGATTCCAATCACATCGGGCCATGCCGCGGGAAAGATGACCGGTTTGCCAATAATCGTCATCACCGTCGACGGTCGCTTCACGAAACTGGCTGCCACTGCGAACGAAAAGCTGTGAACGCATTTCAAAATCAACTCCACGTTCACTAAAGTCTTCGATGTGCCCATTCCCGGTTACGAGATCCCAGGTCGAGTTGTTGTCGTAATCGATTGCCTGCGTTCCAAAACCCAACCGATTTCGTGTTAGCGCATCCAGCCCATACGCAACGACCAAATCGGAAAAAACGCCCGAGGCATTCTGCATCAGCAGGTTGGACCACTGGTTTTCAAAGTTGGTGATATGCAGGTCCATCAACAAATTGCCATCGAAATCGGCTGCAGCAATGCCCATGCAAGCCATGGGCATTCCGCCTTGACCGTATGCGACTCCCTTGGCGACCGCGACGTCCGACCACTGCTGCTCCGTGGCGGTCGTCTCACTCGTCGCCGCAGTCTCGCGATGCATCCACAACTGGTTTGCACGCTGGTCATTCGCCACAAAGACATCGATCCCACCATCACCGTCGATGTCACTAACCAACAACCCGAGCCCTGAACTGGCTGTTTCGGAAGCTGAACTACCAAACGTTTTCGCCTGGAAACCTCCTACGGGGGTGGTTTCAAAATAGCGATCAAGCCCTGGTTGAAAATGCAACGGCCCGGGCAATCGAATCGGCTTCCCTTTGGCATCGTATTCGATCGGTCGATAGATCTCGGAATCATCGATGTAGTTGACGGCGACTAAATCAGGCAAATGATCGCCGCTGACATCGGCAATCGCAAGCGAAGTGGTGTACTCGGGCTCGTCCCACATGGGGGCAACGTTTTGCACCCGAAACGTCCCGTCGCCTTGGTTGACCAACAAGCGGTTGGGGCCGAGGTTCGCCAATGCGAGATCGGGAAAACCATCTTGATTCCAATCGCCTGCGGTGACCCCCGTGGTATAGTGCCGATCGTCCGCAGCGGAAGCCGAGATAACATTTTCAAATTGTGCCCCCCGATTGCGAAACAACCCATTGGGCAGCTCCGACGTTCCCTCGGGAGGGTTGCAGGCAGCTTGCCCAAAATACAAATCAATCAAGCCGTCGGCGTCAAAATCTAAGCAGGCGACGCCAGAACCGTAAGCCTGGAAAATTTGAAAATGACGTTCCACCGGAGGCGCCGCGTTCTGATACGCGAACCGAAGGCCCACATCGGAGGCCACGTTCGCAAAAACGGGAGGAGCCGGTTTCGCCTTGGCCATCGCATTGCTCAAGCCCCGCTGCATCGACGTCGTCGGTACCGTCAACGATTGCTGCTCAAGCGATGCTAAAACAGTCTCTACAACCGCTGAATTCACCGGCGTGAAACCGCACAGCAGCCGCGTCATGTCCAACCCACCGGGTCGTTGGGCTAACAATTTCGGCTTGTACTCGGCCAATTCATTTAGCTGTTCCGATCCCGGAGCCAGTTTCGTGAACATCAATTCCTGCCATAGCACGGATTCCAACGGCCGCCCCATTGCCTGCATGATCGCAGACATCTCCGAATAGTCTCGCGGATCAATTTGCTTTGAATTGATCATGCGGCGAACCAATTGTTGAACGTGCTGCACCATGCGGACGCGTTCTCGAAACGCCTCCGCCCTTTCTTGGTCTCCCGCTAACTGCAGCGACTGCACCATCGCATTGTGAGCTTCCACGCTGTTGGGTTCCAAGCGGATTGCGGCCGCGAAACAGGCTGCTGCCGCGTCGGGCGATTGACGGATCACCGCATGCCCCGCCGCCAACCAATACTCACTGTACAATTCCCATTGTTCACTGCGTCCACCAAGCCAACGAGCCAGTCTGTCCTGTTGTTGAGACTCGGCTAACGTCCAGCCATATAGTGTTTCGACTGCGGCATGTTGTTGCCAGAGATCATCGCGGGAATCCAACAGCTGCAAGGACTCTCGTATATCGCCTTGGGAACGAAGCGCTCGAGCCACATTCAACACGCCAAGGGACCGAACCTGTTGGGCGTCATGAATATCAGGCTTTTCGGCAATATCGACCCCCACGTGATGAGGGAAGCAGAGTGCCCTTAGTTCGGCAAGTTCAAGCGGTGCTTGGTTGGACAAGATTTTTAATTGACGATTTGCCTCACTACGAAAGCCTCGCTGATTTAGCTGCTGAGCGAAGCGGCGTCGCGCCTCCACAAAATCGGAGTGTTGTTGTAGCAACGAGTCAAAACGCTGTATTGCCGCCAAATCGTTGCCATCCTCGAACAGCAACTCCGCAGCCTGCACTCTCAGCAGCGCTGCGTTGTCCGGGTGCG contains these protein-coding regions:
- a CDS encoding FG-GAP-like repeat-containing protein — protein: MRNNDNIVVMLGDRSIRRSSIDCTAEPTPIGWRKSFSGGMRKSDCPLGVWARVGQEMLGEKRQPDELRWRHFVGVLVFLLAFCGCQPSENTPLASSTTDSQPVNVELERETMKQQLTQVANLIHNGRLDDAEKILTAVQIQSPNDLYAGTLRVLLLCEQNQVQEAVYALDELALSHPDNAALLRVQAAELLFEDGNDLAAIQRFDSLLQQHSDFVEARRRFAQQLNQRGFRSEANRQLKILSNQAPLELAELRALCFPHHVGVDIAEKPDIHDAQQVRSLGVLNVARALRSQGDIRESLQLLDSRDDLWQQHAAVETLYGWTLAESQQQDRLARWLGGRSEQWELYSEYWLAAGHAVIRQSPDAAAACFAAAIRLEPNSVEAHNAMVQSLQLAGDQERAEAFRERVRMVQHVQQLVRRMINSKQIDPRDYSEMSAIMQAMGRPLESVLWQELMFTKLAPGSEQLNELAEYKPKLLAQRPGGLDMTRLLCGFTPVNSAVVETVLASLEQQSLTVPTTSMQRGLSNAMAKAKPAPPVFANVASDVGLRFAYQNAAPPVERHFQIFQAYGSGVACLDFDADGLIDLYFGQAACNPPEGTSELPNGLFRNRGAQFENVISASAADDRHYTTGVTAGDWNQDGFPDLALANLGPNRLLVNQGDGTFRVQNVAPMWDEPEYTTSLAIADVSGDHLPDLVAVNYIDDSEIYRPIEYDAKGKPIRLPGPLHFQPGLDRYFETTPVGGFQAKTFGSSASETASSGLGLLVSDIDGDGGIDVFVANDQRANQLWMHRETAATSETTATEQQWSDVAVAKGVAYGQGGMPMACMGIAAADFDGNLLMDLHITNFENQWSNLLMQNASGVFSDLVVAYGLDALTRNRLGFGTQAIDYDNNSTWDLVTGNGHIEDFSERGVDFEMRSQLFVRSGSQFREATVDGDDDYWQTGHLSRGMARCDWNRDGLVDVVVTDLKQNVALLENRTGSTGHFLQLELTGTRSERDAIGAKVTIRCNDQTWAATVQTGDGYLSRNENVLCFGLGDHQQVDAVEIVWPSGQTQSFEQLTVDCRLLIIENEAALWKRW